Proteins encoded within one genomic window of Triticum aestivum cultivar Chinese Spring chromosome 2D, IWGSC CS RefSeq v2.1, whole genome shotgun sequence:
- the LOC123053873 gene encoding general transcription factor IIH subunit 2 translates to MYGVGVGGGGGGFNAPSTASGRRKNQEDDEEEEEEETGDGRVLEAWERAYADDRSWEALQEDESGLLRPIDTKNLVHSQYRRRLLLRSAAAAARIQKGLIRYLYIVIDLSKAASEMDYRPSRMAVVAKCAEAFIREFFDQNPLSHVGLVTIKDGISHRLTEIGGSPESQINALMGKLECSGDSSLQNALELVNGYLNQIPSYGHKEVLFLYSALNTCDPGDIMETIEKCKKSKVRCSVIGLAAEIFICKHLCEETGGSYTVALDESHFKELLLEHAPPPPAIAEYAAANLIKMGFPQRGAEDLISICSCHKKIKSGAEGYICPRCKVNVCELPTECRTCGLTLVSSPHLARSYHHLFPVAPFDEVTFKLGQKGGQNCFGCQQSLINTGGQSNIHVRCPKCNHHFCFDCDIYIHESLHNCPGCESQRSSSR, encoded by the exons ATgtacggcgtcggcgtcggcggcggcggaggcgggttCAACGCGCCGTCCACGGCCTCCGGGCGGCGCAAAAAccaggaggacgacgaggaagaggaggaggaggagacgggcGACGGCCGCGTCCTCGAGGCATGGGAGCGCGCCTACGCCGACGACCGCTCGTGGGAGGCGCTGCAGGAGGACGAGTCGGGCCTGCTCCGCCCCATCGACACCAAGAACCTCGTCCACTCGCagtaccgccgccgcctcctgctccgctccgccgccgccgcggcccgcatcCAGAAGGGCCTCAtccgctacctctacatcgtcaTCGACCTCTCCAAG GCAGCTTCAGAAATGGATTATCGCCCTAGTCGAATGGCTGTTGTTGCTAAGTGTGCTGAGGCATTCATAAGGGAATTCTTCGATCAGAATCCCTTGAGCCATGTTGGGCTAGTGACAATTAAAGATGGCATTTCTCATCGACTTACGGAGATTGGAGGGAGTCCAGAGTCACAGATTAACGCATTGATGGGCAAGCTTGAGTGTTCTGGTGATTCATCTCTGCAGAATGCTCTAGAACTTGTCAATGGTTACTTGAACCAGATTCCTTCCTATGGTCACAAGGAAGTATTATTTTTGTACTCCGCACTGAACACATGTGATCCTGGTGATATCATGGAGACAATAGAAAAATGCAAGAAATCCAAAGTTAGATGTTCTGTTATTGGGCTTGCTGCAGAAATTTTCATTTGCAAGCATCTCTGTGAAGAGACTGGTGGATCCTATACGGTTGCACTAGACGAG TCCCACTTCAAGGAATTGCTGCTTGaacatgctcctccaccacctgcCATTGCAGAGTATGCTGCAGCTAATTTGATTAAGATGGGTTTTCCACAGAGGGGAGCAGAGGATCTTATCTCCATCTGCTCTTGCCACAAGAAAATTAAGTCTGGCGCTGAAGGTTACATATGTCCCAGATGCAAAGTTAATGTATGTGAGCTTCCAACGGAGTGCCGAACATGTGGTCTAACACTTGTTAGTTCCCCACATCTGGCACGAtcctatcaccatctcttccctgTAGCGCCGTTTGATGAGGTGACGTTCAAATTAGGTCAAAAGGGAGGACAAAATTGTTTTGGCTGCCAGCAGAGTCTCATTAACACCG GTGGCCAGTCTAATATCCATGTCCGCTGTCCAAAATGCAACCACCACTTCTGCTTTGACTGTGATATTTACATCCATGAGAGCTTGCATAACTGCCCCGGTTGCGAGAGTCAGCGCAGTTCATCTCGGTAG